In one window of Candidatus Zixiibacteriota bacterium DNA:
- a CDS encoding chemotaxis protein CheW produces the protein MNPGNKGQYLCARIKGFWMGIEVSRVAEIISSDIAGGPANELHGGNGTFAYRGNNIPIISLTGILFDDYIHYEQSNRILVIEWDGNLFGLTVDSVDEILRITDENVIADQGSESDFKADIFEGAIIQQNKKIFVVSLERVFDLVKQS, from the coding sequence ATGAATCCAGGTAATAAAGGGCAGTATCTCTGCGCCAGAATAAAGGGATTCTGGATGGGGATCGAAGTTTCCCGGGTAGCCGAAATTATATCATCTGATATTGCCGGCGGTCCCGCAAATGAGCTTCATGGTGGAAACGGCACATTCGCTTATCGCGGCAATAATATTCCGATTATTTCATTGACCGGCATTCTTTTTGACGATTATATACATTATGAGCAGTCGAATAGGATTCTGGTCATTGAATGGGATGGTAACCTGTTCGGTCTGACGGTCGATTCGGTCGATGAAATCCTGAGGATTACCGACGAAAACGTTATTGCGGATCAGGGAAGTGAGTCGGATTTTAAGGCAGATATCTTTGAGGGTGCCATTATTCAGCAGAACAAAAAAATATTCGTGGTATCATTGGAACGTGTTTTTGACCTGGTAAAACAATCTTAA
- a CDS encoding MFS transporter: MLTYLKQFDRRLWVLAIGWIASSVGFSISIPFLSLYFHSTLGMSLTHIGLFFGFTAIIRSVFQSIGGELSDRFGRYHQMVYSQIIRSISFLVLAYAIYGDWGFRAIAVLIIFNSVFGALFQPAANATVADLVGMDKRTEGYSIIRVAGNFGWALGPALGGFFAEQTYAVLFIISGGMTLISSIIIALFLKGIKMDYISNDKFQFGHIFQFKGYELIVHHALLVFILYLVVSQFIAPFSLYSVDFMGITKKQLGFLFTLNGLMVTFLQLPITRLLRSVRLSIQMLLGSVIYAVAYIIIGATATFMAFAIGIAVLTIGENFISPPALAITANLAPPGRIGRFMGIYGFSVTAGWSLGPLLGGLLLDLAKPDFIYSWGFVSILALVAAAGFGNLTRRIPKSLNLRQPHQ; encoded by the coding sequence ATGCTGACATATCTAAAACAATTCGACCGTCGTCTCTGGGTCCTGGCCATAGGTTGGATAGCATCCTCAGTAGGATTTTCCATCAGCATTCCCTTTTTATCTCTTTATTTTCATTCCACGCTGGGGATGTCGCTGACTCATATCGGTCTCTTTTTTGGATTCACAGCCATTATCAGGTCGGTTTTTCAATCTATCGGGGGAGAGCTTTCCGATCGTTTCGGGCGCTATCATCAAATGGTTTACTCCCAGATCATTCGATCGATTAGTTTCTTGGTACTGGCTTATGCCATCTATGGGGATTGGGGTTTCCGGGCCATTGCCGTCCTGATTATTTTCAATTCCGTTTTCGGAGCACTGTTTCAACCGGCCGCCAATGCCACAGTGGCCGATCTCGTGGGAATGGATAAAAGGACAGAAGGATATTCCATTATCAGAGTGGCGGGTAATTTCGGCTGGGCCCTTGGTCCGGCGTTGGGAGGTTTTTTTGCCGAGCAAACGTACGCCGTTTTATTTATAATTTCCGGTGGCATGACTCTCATTTCCAGCATTATTATCGCCCTGTTTCTGAAGGGAATCAAGATGGACTATATTTCCAATGATAAATTTCAATTCGGGCATATTTTTCAATTTAAGGGTTATGAGCTTATTGTTCATCATGCTTTATTGGTTTTTATACTGTATCTGGTGGTATCTCAATTTATTGCCCCATTTTCTCTATATTCCGTGGATTTTATGGGCATAACCAAAAAACAGCTTGGTTTTCTCTTTACCTTGAATGGGTTGATGGTCACTTTTCTTCAACTACCCATTACCCGCCTGCTTCGCAGTGTCCGGCTGTCAATTCAAATGCTTTTGGGTTCCGTGATATATGCCGTTGCATATATAATAATCGGTGCCACAGCCACATTTATGGCCTTCGCCATCGGTATTGCGGTTTTAACAATCGGGGAAAATTTTATTTCGCCTCCGGCTCTGGCCATTACCGCCAACTTGGCACCTCCGGGTAGAATAGGAAGATTTATGGGAATCTATGGGTTTTCGGTGACGGCCGGATGGTCGCTGGGGCCCCTTCTGGGAGGCCTGTTGCTTGATCTGGCCAAACCAGATTTTATATACTCCTGGGGCTTCGTCTCAATTCTCGCGCTTGTAGCCGCCGCTGGATTCGGTAACCTAACCCGCCGTATACCAAAATCCCTAAATTTACGCCAGCCTCATCAGTAG
- a CDS encoding DUF72 domain-containing protein → MNEHLPDIFVFFYMNYDKSSEILVGTSGYSYQDWLGNFYPQFCPRADFLRFYSSIFRTVEIDSTYYRIPNPDTICRWRNTTPEGFVFTAKFPSSVTHEGDIETRLDNAGAFIAGIRLLENKLGPLLLQFPYNFNPEDHFDILKQLIENLPDDLKFAVEIRNRKWLGNSFYDLLRVRNIALVQVDHPWMPRQSEFTADFAYVRFLGDRKKIPGDFSYIREDHHEDLKWWSHVLEEFSRSRGEVYAYFNNHYSGHSPTSALKLIELVGGI, encoded by the coding sequence TTGAATGAACATTTGCCGGACATTTTTGTTTTCTTCTATATGAATTATGATAAATCCTCGGAAATATTGGTAGGGACATCAGGCTATAGTTATCAGGATTGGCTTGGGAATTTTTACCCTCAATTTTGTCCTCGCGCCGATTTTCTAAGATTTTATTCCTCCATCTTCAGGACGGTCGAGATCGATTCAACCTATTATCGTATTCCCAATCCAGACACGATCTGTCGCTGGCGCAATACCACTCCCGAAGGATTCGTTTTTACCGCCAAATTCCCATCGAGCGTCACCCATGAGGGTGATATTGAAACGCGCCTGGACAATGCCGGCGCCTTTATTGCCGGCATACGGCTTCTTGAAAACAAACTTGGCCCTCTCCTGCTTCAATTCCCCTATAATTTTAATCCCGAGGACCATTTCGATATTCTAAAACAATTGATAGAAAACCTGCCCGATGATTTGAAATTCGCAGTTGAAATCCGTAACCGAAAATGGCTGGGAAATAGCTTTTACGACCTTCTACGAGTGAGAAATATCGCGCTGGTTCAGGTGGATCATCCCTGGATGCCCCGACAGAGTGAATTTACGGCCGACTTCGCCTATGTAAGATTTCTTGGAGATCGAAAAAAAATACCCGGCGATTTCAGCTATATAAGGGAGGATCATCATGAGGATTTGAAGTGGTGGTCACATGTCTTAGAGGAATTCAGTCGTAGCCGGGGTGAGGTATACGCCTATTTTAATAATCATTACAGCGGTCATTCGCCGACATCAGCCCTGAAATTGATTGAGCTTGTTGGCGGGATATAA